From one Phocoena sinus isolate mPhoSin1 chromosome 6, mPhoSin1.pri, whole genome shotgun sequence genomic stretch:
- the ABITRAM gene encoding protein Abitram, which produces MATEPETPVAASAAEPAVPSLVDRYFTRWYKADVKGKPCEDHCILQHSNRICVITLAGSHPVLQSGKVIKSISYQISTNCSRLQNKVSGKFKRGAQFLTELAPLCKIYCSDGEEYTISSCVRGRLMEVNENILHKPSILQEKPSTEGYIAVVLPKFEESKSITEGLLTQKQYEEVVVKRISATTATS; this is translated from the exons ATGGCTACCGAGCCCGAGACCCCTGTGGCAGCCTCAGCTGCGGAGCCCGCGGTGCCGTCGCTTGTGGATCGTTACTTCACTCGCTGGTACAAAGCGG ATGTCAAAGGAAAACCCTGTGAGGACCACTGTATACTCCAACACTCTAACCG AATATGTGTCATCACACTGGCAGGATCCCATCCAGTTCTTCAAAGTGGAAAAGTAATTAAAAGCATTTCCTATCAAATCAGTACCAACTGTAGCAGACTTCAGAACAAAGTCTCTGGGAAATTTAAGCGG GGGGCACAGTTTCTAACAGAACTTGCACCTCTGTGTAAGATTTACTGCTCTGATGGAGAAGAATACACCATATCTAG ctgTGTTAGAGGACGGTTGATGGAAGTGAATGAAAACATTCTCCATAAGCCATCTATTCTTCAAGAGAAG CCATCCACCGAAGGATACATTGCTGTTGTGTTGCCCAAGTTTGAAGAAAGTAAAAGCATAACAGAAGGgttactgacacaaaaacagtaTGAAGAAGTCGTGGTGAAACGCATCAGTGCCACAACAGCGACCTCATGA